A window from Malania oleifera isolate guangnan ecotype guangnan chromosome 7, ASM2987363v1, whole genome shotgun sequence encodes these proteins:
- the LOC131160594 gene encoding uncharacterized protein LOC131160594 — protein MDFHSLSRRELQALCKKNKIAANMTNVAMADALKALQIVEGLEDFTRPDSEKGLEVQEKMGFGSPEPPRTSTRRKPVKGDPESEQPMTRTRYKTSRGGREAGEEKEVPETPTASSTRRRGASTRRKAETSVKEENFVQRVHSTRRSTRLLEKMAGLSPKEKGKIDVIKITELSEEETDVKSVSVTDLKTSSEEGSERIDDSEIISNLKLSALAEIERDCKEEAQENEKGNYNGVNVLKEKVEDVIDDEAQYENKGAELHTKSEACNRPEECLVIPGVDSEKAVDGEAVQTSDEIGHSEVSATMPDTEDSDGFLISDNKKELDANQDIVTGDILSSSNLTAFIDQDQNPEILCQNMVSEGTDMNVPEGCYLEIDNAIEGNYNYNDAEADKKDFTASPYDDPSDDTEQVSCKEKPENGKDGILDVAGGENFKEEMNELVWEPITASNGNASDENPSEFQENYSDDAQITQKDSSFSPDTWEGLVSRLEQVDSGKEDGILDINDSENYEEDSYEPLIGLFTATEVFADGQLAVDNGSNSENSMNDESETQFAVDFSRQVIEFNNLMAPRHGEHPLPEVENGNSEEWTGVHFVAEEHAMTANECHPLSEELPNAQEQVSPNCQKLSEGELMGKTLFHDQSLSSNLCQVSEIGTENHPMLDTRNQTPSGVIMADTPFSTLASHLTLRKSVSKTPVSVQRSFHVLDDNKENIDNSGRKSSSKTPIRRMNDVLDVNKENIDNSGRKSSSKAPQKMIHVLDGNKMNNVLDVNKENIDNSGRKSSSKAPQKMIHVLDSKAPQKMIHVLDGNKENIGKSGRKNVELKKEKKKNIEDMAEDAMLKALNDTSLRQLRKMFKEKLQITVSHRTEDVNVNKAAKTRLALKALPENHLAREPEEKN, from the exons ATGGATTTTCATAGCCTCAGCAGGAGAGAGCTCCAAGCCCTCTGCAAGAAGAACAAGATCGCAGCCAACATGACCAATGTCGCCATGGCCGATGCCCTCAAAGCTCTGCAAATC GTTGAAGGACTAGAAGATTTCACAAGACCCGACTCGGAGAAGGGCCTGGAAGTTCAAGAGAAGATGGGATTTGGATCACCGGAGCCTCCCCGAACATCAACCAGAAGAAAGCCTGTGAAAGGAGATCCGGAAAGTGAGCAGCCAATGACTCGCACTCGTTACAAAACCAGCAGGGGAGGCAGAGAAGCAGGGGAAGAGAAGGAGGTGCCGGAGACCCCAACTGCTTCAAGTACCCGGAGAAGAGGGGCTTCAACTCGGCGGAAAGCAGAGACCAGTGTGAAGGAGGAGAATTTTGTGCAGCGAGTGCATAGCACGCGGCGATCTACAAGGCTGTTGGAGAAGATGGCCGGGTTGAGTCcgaaggaaaagggaaaaatagatgtcATAAAGATCACAGAGTTATCCGAAGAAGAAACAGATGTGAAGAGCGTGTCTG TTACTGATTTGAAGACATCGTCAGAAGAGGGGTCAGAGAGGATTGATGATTCTGAAATTATTTCAAATCTAAAACTCAGTGCATTAGCAGAGATTGAAAGAGATTGCAAAGAGGAAGCTCAAGAGAATGAGAAGGGTAATTATAACGGGGTCAATGTTCTGAAGGAAAAAGTGGAAGATGTAATAGATGATGAAGCTCAATATGAGAATAAGG GAGCTGAGCTGCACACAAAATCTGAAGCGTGCAATAGACCTGAAGAATGCCTTGTCATTCCAGGTGTAGACTCGGAGAAGGCAGTAGATGGTGAAGCAGTTCAAACCTCAGATGAGATTG GCCATAGTGAAGTCTCTGCTACCATGCCTGACACTGAGGATTCAGATGGGTTCCTAATATCTGATAACAAGAAAGAATTAGATGCCAATCAGGATATCGTTACAGGAGATATCCTCAGTTCATCAAATTTGACAGCCTTCATTGATCAGGACCAGAATCCAGAAATCCTATGTCAAAATATGGTTAGTGAAGGCACTGACATGAATGTTCCAGAAGGTTGCTATCTCGAAATTGACAACGCTATTGAAGGGAACTACAACTATAATGATGCAGAAGCAGACAAAAAGGATTTTACGGCTTCACCATATGATGATCCATCAGATGATACTGAGCAGGTGTCTTGCAAAGAGAAACCGGAAAATGGAAAAGATGGAATTCTAGACGTTGCTGGAGGtgaaaattttaaagaagaaATGAATGAACTTGTCTGGGAGCCTATTACTGCCTCCAATGGCAACGCATCAGATGAAAATCCATCTgaatttcaagaaaattatagTGATGATGCACAAATAACTCAAAAGGATTCAAGTTTTTCTCCAGATACTTGGGAAGGCCTGGTGTCTCGTTTGGAGCAAGTGGACAGCGGAAAAGAAGATGGAATTCTAGACATCAACGACTCTGAGAATTATGAAGAAGATTCATATGAACCTCTCATTGGGTTGTTTACTGCCACTGAGGTATTTGCGGATGGTCAACTGGCAGTTGACAATGGATCAAACTCTGAAAATTCGATGAACGATGAGTCAGAAACACAATTTGCAGTCGATTTTTCCAGACAAGTCATTGAATTCAACAATCTCATGGCTCCCCGCCATGGAGAACACCCGCTGCCTGAGGTAGAGAATGGCAATTCTGAAGAATGGACCGGTGTTCATTTTGTGGCAGAAGAACATGCCATGACAGCCAATGAATGCCATCCGTTGTCGGAGGAGTTGCCAAATGCACAAGAGCAAGTGAGTCCTAATTGTCAGAAACTTTCTGAAGGTGAACTCATGGGTAAAACTTTATTTCACGATCAGTCTCTATCATCAAATTTGTGCCAGGTTTCAGAGATAGGAACTGAGAATCATCCAATGCTTGATACCAGAAATCAAACTCCCAGTGGGGTAATCATGGCTGACACCCCATTCTCGACTTTGGCATCCCATTTGACGCTGAGGAAATCAGTTAGCAAGACCCCAGTTTCAGTTCAAAGGAGTTTCCATGTTTTGGATGACAATAAGGAGAACATTGACAATAGTGGGAGGAAATCTTCAAGCAAGACACCAATTCGAAGGATGAACGATGTTTTGGATGTCAACAAGGAGAACATCGACAATAGTGGCAGGAAATCTTCAAGCAAGGCACCTCAAAAGATGATCCATGTTTTGGATGGCAACAAGATGAACAATGTTTTGGATGTCAACAAGGAGAACATTGACAATAGTGGCAGGAAATCTTCGAGCAAGGCACCTCAAAAGATGATCCATGTTTTGGATAGCAAGGCACCTCAAAAGATGATCCATGTTTTGGATGGCAACAAGGAGAATATTGGCAAGAGTGGAAGGAAGAACGTAGAGcttaaaaaggagaaaaagaagaataTCGAGGACATGGCAGAAGATGCAATGCTGAAGGCACTGAATGACACAAGCCTGAGGCAGCTGAGAAAGATGTTCAAAGAAAAATTGCAGATTACTGTAAGCCACAGAACTGAAGATGTAAATGTCAATAAGGCAGCAAAGACAAGGCTAGCTTTGAAGGCACTGCCAGAGAACCATTTAGCCCGTGAACCAGAAGAGAAGAATTGA